In bacterium, a single genomic region encodes these proteins:
- the murD gene encoding UDP-N-acetylmuramoyl-L-alanine--D-glutamate ligase, giving the protein MLVLKGKRVAVLGLMDAGVAAIRFLAAQGAKVQAYGVATENDLKRIRAELKTVSYELFVESPTRQALESQDYVILTSGGYHYHEVTDPLRAAGKTFLTDLELASHFYTRPIIAITGSNGKSTTIHLVKAFLEAGGKKVLTAGGDHVDFAQSLCEKTPYDYVLLELSSARLRETERFRPHIAVFLNLYPGHSDRHDSMRSYGLAKSKIFSGQGEDDFLVHQASHEIQEIIREVGSKAKALRFSVYEELEVGIFYRSRGNSLRFRDGKGNESKYRLERFSFPGPHNIENLAAAVLVAKICGIPDEIIRKTIETVAPLPDRVELITKIGGVAYYSDARSSNAIATLKSLQTFPDGKVILIAGGEYMEHQLYWMLKDTIAKKAKALVVFGMNREHFRKHWEGSTQILMSENLETAVEIANRLAEKGDIVLFSPAARPEPAVHMTVKKRSLVFRQAVEKNAELSKVRAYFPTRI; this is encoded by the coding sequence ATGTTGGTTTTAAAGGGAAAAAGGGTCGCGGTCCTGGGCTTGATGGATGCAGGGGTTGCGGCAATTCGTTTTTTAGCGGCGCAGGGTGCCAAAGTTCAGGCCTATGGCGTCGCCACCGAGAACGATCTAAAGCGAATCCGGGCAGAGCTAAAAACCGTTAGCTATGAGTTGTTTGTTGAAAGTCCCACGCGGCAGGCACTTGAAAGCCAAGACTATGTCATTCTCACTTCCGGCGGCTATCACTATCATGAAGTCACCGATCCTTTAAGAGCTGCGGGAAAGACCTTTCTTACCGATTTGGAGCTGGCCTCACACTTTTATACACGTCCCATCATCGCCATCACCGGTTCCAATGGCAAATCCACCACCATCCATCTGGTGAAGGCCTTCCTTGAGGCCGGCGGCAAGAAGGTATTGACGGCGGGCGGGGACCACGTGGACTTTGCCCAGTCTTTGTGTGAGAAAACTCCATATGACTATGTGCTGCTGGAATTGAGCAGCGCTCGGCTCCGCGAGACCGAAAGGTTTCGGCCTCATATCGCGGTATTCTTGAATCTATATCCCGGGCATTCCGATAGGCATGACTCGATGAGGAGCTACGGGTTGGCCAAATCGAAAATCTTTTCCGGGCAGGGTGAAGATGACTTCCTGGTGCATCAAGCATCTCATGAAATTCAGGAGATCATTCGAGAGGTTGGGTCCAAGGCGAAAGCTTTGCGATTCTCGGTGTATGAGGAGCTTGAGGTAGGTATTTTTTACCGTTCTCGAGGTAACTCTTTGCGGTTCCGCGACGGGAAGGGTAATGAATCTAAGTATAGATTAGAGCGATTTTCTTTTCCCGGGCCGCATAACATCGAAAACTTGGCCGCTGCCGTTCTGGTGGCAAAAATTTGCGGTATTCCCGACGAGATCATCCGTAAAACAATCGAAACCGTGGCTCCTTTGCCCGATCGCGTAGAGCTGATAACGAAGATCGGAGGGGTGGCTTATTATAGCGACGCCAGGTCTTCCAACGCGATCGCCACTTTGAAAAGTCTGCAAACATTCCCGGACGGCAAAGTCATATTGATTGCCGGAGGGGAATATATGGAACACCAGCTATATTGGATGCTCAAGGACACTATCGCCAAGAAGGCAAAGGCCCTCGTTGTTTTTGGCATGAACCGGGAACATTTCCGGAAGCATTGGGAGGGCTCCACTCAGATACTCATGTCCGAAAATCTGGAAACGGCCGTTGAAATAGCGAATCGGTTGGCAGAGAAGGGCGACATTGTTCTTTTCTCGCCAGCCGCTCGTCCGGAGCCCGCGGTTCATATGACCGTCAAAAAAAGAAGCCTGGTCTTTCGGCAAGCAGTCGAAAAAAATGCCGAGCTCAGCAAGGTAAGAGCGTATTTTCCAACCAGAATTTAA
- a CDS encoding serine/threonine-protein kinase, with protein sequence MELLGRGSYFEIYTVQNDGGVRALKRPKPSLKDDPNVRRMLQTEAKVLQALEGNPRFPKIFQVGEDSSGPFILMERLRGNNLQQVIEQNKKCNTPFTPLEAASIALQIAEGLSSLHGLSLSDGPVIHADLKPHNIMLELEGDIKIIDLTLEGGTFAYMPPERMDSRKIEISGDLFAFGLILYELLTNEVLIPDSTKMEMYFKMRDLRRSIPSFPNFIPEPLSDIIRKSLNAGREGGYSSASSIARDLNSYLIGHSPTGIINKPTLSMPPSISKPIKKIREFGKVMRANEQGYLTNECSWRHIPSEWRPLIDEVRGVYLRHLGANLHSVYIRGSVVMGTAHAGESDLDSFAVVHRAPDPSDLQWMEEYGERFRLSFPLCRYVEIRVLPLQELLNSLEYLSWRFTLKILSLCIQGEDLSAQLPNFRPSRANGFFLFGNIYEILDTASRRLRSTRDADEIEKICSWVMKKILRTGFSLVMEKEQVFTRDLYPSYELFSKHYPEKKPEMRQALEWAVNPTADKEALGQYLGEFGGWLGREFGKK encoded by the coding sequence ATGGAACTGCTAGGCCGGGGTTCCTATTTCGAAATTTACACAGTTCAGAATGACGGAGGCGTCAGGGCCCTAAAAAGGCCGAAGCCTTCCTTAAAAGACGATCCCAACGTTCGGCGAATGCTTCAAACCGAAGCTAAGGTCCTGCAGGCGCTGGAGGGGAACCCTCGCTTTCCAAAAATCTTCCAAGTCGGAGAGGATTCAAGCGGACCTTTTATCTTAATGGAAAGACTCCGCGGAAACAACTTGCAACAGGTCATAGAGCAAAACAAGAAATGCAATACCCCATTCACGCCCCTGGAGGCTGCGAGCATTGCCCTTCAAATCGCCGAGGGCCTCAGCTCCCTTCACGGCTTGTCTTTATCCGATGGCCCGGTGATCCACGCCGATCTCAAGCCGCACAACATTATGCTCGAACTCGAAGGTGACATAAAAATTATCGATTTAACACTTGAAGGCGGAACCTTTGCCTATATGCCCCCTGAAAGAATGGATTCAAGAAAAATTGAAATTTCCGGGGACTTGTTCGCTTTCGGACTAATCCTCTACGAACTGCTCACCAACGAGGTTCTGATTCCCGACAGCACAAAAATGGAAATGTATTTTAAAATGAGGGATCTGCGGCGCAGCATCCCTTCTTTCCCTAATTTCATCCCAGAACCGCTCAGTGACATTATTCGAAAGAGTTTGAATGCGGGCCGGGAGGGCGGTTACTCGTCAGCATCAAGCATCGCTCGAGATTTAAACAGCTATCTCATCGGACACTCGCCTACGGGAATCATTAACAAGCCAACCCTATCGATGCCTCCCTCGATCTCAAAGCCTATAAAAAAAATCAGAGAATTTGGGAAAGTGATGCGGGCGAACGAGCAAGGGTATCTCACAAACGAATGCTCATGGAGACATATTCCCTCGGAATGGCGGCCTCTAATCGATGAGGTCCGAGGCGTCTATTTACGACATCTCGGAGCCAACTTACACAGTGTTTACATCAGGGGCTCCGTCGTAATGGGAACCGCTCATGCCGGGGAGTCCGATCTCGACAGCTTCGCGGTGGTTCATCGAGCGCCGGATCCATCGGATCTTCAATGGATGGAGGAATACGGGGAGCGTTTCCGGCTCAGTTTTCCGCTTTGTCGTTATGTCGAAATTCGTGTTTTACCGCTTCAAGAGCTGCTCAATTCTCTTGAATATCTATCGTGGCGCTTTACCTTGAAAATCCTCTCTCTTTGCATTCAAGGAGAAGATCTAAGCGCTCAATTACCAAATTTTCGGCCAAGTCGCGCGAACGGATTCTTCCTTTTTGGCAATATTTACGAAATCTTGGATACGGCTTCCCGGCGCTTGCGGAGCACTAGGGATGCAGATGAAATCGAAAAAATCTGCTCCTGGGTGATGAAGAAAATTCTTCGCACCGGATTCTCCCTGGTCATGGAAAAGGAGCAGGTTTTCACCCGGGACCTTTATCCCTCCTATGAGCTCTTTTCGAAGCACTACCCGGAGAAGAAGCCGGAAATGCGGCAGGCCTTGGAGTGGGCCGTCAATCCCACCGCGGACAAAGAGGCGCTAGGCCAATATCTCGGAGAATTCGGCGGCTGGTTGGGCAGAGAGTTCGGCAAAAAATAA
- a CDS encoding sigma 54-interacting transcriptional regulator produces MPPLTVDRALGQGGMGTVYLAHDSSGIPFAVKVLKNGSEELLRMFESEAGILAKLRHPRLVAIEGFSRSGDVTGLPPSPCFWMEYVEGRPLLEASADAGSDQILQWLEEGLEALHYLHHQGLLHGDLKPANLLVDRQGHLKLVDFGLASLTSRLSAPQGARPGGSLPYLAPEAVEGRRSPASDLFSLGTVFYQALSGTHPRQGAKNLSQLFAADFPSLSKKIPDLPRRPARVIERMIEADAERRLQSAGDALAALGGEERPGDEGSEESFHSFEMFGAEEGREAFRRFLAERLEKNTGGLVLVHGMSGVGKTRWMREAAIEMGLAGLSPSGSRLIHHAETLKPEQIGEIFRLLQEESSARVLVLEYHEERLSPELAALFASLTARPDTLDIRLSHLDFADTGRFLKQALKAEVPGKLVEEIFSRTQGNPRLLTETCRDLRSSGLLDRKHLNAEALSQIQIPQGFEEIFQARLRKIDPPLRRLIETLTLSAEGATPAELAELAASSVRELQPSLETLMTLGLIKLKDREGLEAYQLAHAALVDPILSGLKSERREQGHRDWIALLERRRPQAFAALAAHAMELPKHPRAVEWALKASEELFKGERFTEAIALAERGLPLATEKTARDALLRLLANAYGRQGHFSDSIQYIERWHREGHEDPLGNNEVKFWLASGLSHKNLGNLEEARRRFENCIAGGDSAQEPQRDFLARAHSLLGQLDIEAGDDDSAESHFGEALQLLPRPGVQRAEVLKHQAQLLAKRGRWSEALNLLDLAGKMYEEAGDHQGRFSVALERGNLALDQGRLDETEAAYQEAQAIASAKRDENSLARVYQNLGVLQSRRGDYPSALDYLARAQEIFVFFGSGFERAMNFLQLALAHGAVGNFAEAESFWRSAQSQGESSPEYERRRKQISAWLSRLKPESWIAEAVEAKAEVPDWDLEGRLFGLLDGEGNGETDEIRRLLLQIQARLPDPLKIRFEERADYRHYVLQENSTPSSKESPPMDLLQKLAAITAELLRSNRLDDVLVKLMDTAMELSKAERGFLVVRSENKEGPLPGYEIKVARNLARELIEKEDSSLSLSAVREAVQSGSPVLTDNALQDERFETAESVHALELKSILVLPLKATQGVIGALYLDHRYQTNLFKPGDLVALQAFADQAALALQKAQMIEELKRANDRLAQTVDDQATELSVLKREVEDQRQKLTFEYKDIVGTSPAMLEVLSLVDRITETAVPVWIYGESGTGKEMIARALHFNSSRAKKPFVSENCSALPETLLESELFGHKRGAFTHADRDKKGLLEYANGGTIFLDEIADMSPTMQAKLLRFLQEGEIRPLGSNETIKVKVRVVSASNKDLLAMIGEGKFREDLYYRLNGVTVSLPPLRERLEDIPILARHFLKKFAKDEDQTPLEITPEALEMMMAHSWPGNVRELENTLRTAALFHQKHKLTPKSFNFKKVFFEGKPEAPAGAPSGAARKTAPAAASNLSDEKRILLKALYDQGYHKGLAAEALGISRRYLYTQMMRHGVPINRIEMKSYVESQLGLK; encoded by the coding sequence ATGCCACCTTTAACCGTCGACCGCGCTCTCGGGCAAGGGGGGATGGGCACGGTTTATTTGGCGCACGATTCCTCGGGAATCCCTTTCGCCGTCAAGGTTTTGAAGAACGGCTCGGAAGAGCTGCTGCGGATGTTCGAGTCCGAGGCCGGCATTCTCGCCAAGCTCCGCCATCCTCGGCTGGTCGCCATCGAGGGTTTCTCGAGAAGCGGCGACGTGACCGGACTTCCGCCCTCACCCTGCTTTTGGATGGAATACGTCGAGGGCCGGCCGCTGCTCGAAGCCAGCGCCGATGCCGGCTCCGATCAAATTTTGCAATGGCTCGAGGAAGGCCTCGAGGCCCTCCACTATCTCCATCATCAAGGCCTGCTGCACGGGGATCTCAAGCCGGCCAACCTCTTGGTCGACCGCCAGGGCCACCTCAAGTTGGTGGACTTTGGCTTGGCCAGTCTGACGAGCCGACTCTCGGCCCCGCAAGGAGCCCGGCCCGGGGGCTCCCTGCCCTACCTGGCCCCCGAGGCCGTCGAAGGCCGACGCAGCCCGGCCTCCGATCTCTTTTCACTCGGCACCGTTTTCTACCAAGCCTTGAGCGGAACGCATCCGCGCCAAGGCGCCAAGAACCTGAGCCAACTCTTTGCCGCCGACTTCCCCTCGCTCTCGAAAAAAATTCCCGACCTTCCGCGCCGGCCGGCTCGGGTCATCGAAAGGATGATCGAAGCCGACGCCGAACGCCGCCTCCAATCGGCCGGCGACGCGCTGGCGGCCCTGGGTGGCGAAGAACGGCCGGGCGACGAGGGCTCCGAGGAGTCTTTCCACTCCTTCGAAATGTTCGGCGCCGAAGAAGGCCGCGAGGCCTTTCGCCGGTTCCTCGCCGAGCGCTTGGAGAAAAACACCGGCGGCCTGGTTTTAGTTCACGGCATGAGCGGCGTCGGCAAAACACGCTGGATGCGCGAGGCCGCCATCGAGATGGGCTTGGCCGGGCTGAGCCCGAGCGGCTCCCGCCTCATTCACCATGCCGAAACCCTCAAGCCCGAGCAAATCGGCGAAATCTTCCGCTTGCTCCAGGAAGAGTCGTCCGCCCGGGTTCTGGTCCTCGAATATCACGAGGAGCGGCTGAGCCCCGAGCTCGCCGCTCTTTTCGCCTCCCTGACCGCCCGGCCCGACACGCTCGACATCCGCTTGAGCCATCTCGATTTCGCCGACACCGGACGCTTTTTGAAACAGGCCCTGAAAGCGGAAGTCCCCGGCAAGTTGGTCGAAGAGATTTTTTCCCGCACTCAAGGCAATCCGCGCCTGCTCACCGAAACCTGCCGCGATCTCCGGAGCAGCGGTCTCCTGGACCGCAAGCATCTCAATGCCGAAGCCCTGAGCCAAATTCAAATTCCCCAAGGCTTCGAGGAGATCTTTCAAGCCCGGCTTCGCAAAATCGACCCGCCCTTGCGCCGCTTGATCGAAACTCTGACCTTGTCGGCCGAAGGCGCGACCCCCGCCGAGTTGGCCGAGCTCGCGGCGAGCTCGGTCCGCGAGCTGCAACCGAGCTTGGAAACGCTGATGACCTTAGGCCTGATCAAGCTCAAGGACCGCGAGGGCCTGGAAGCCTACCAATTGGCCCATGCCGCCCTGGTCGATCCGATCCTGAGCGGCTTGAAGTCGGAGCGGCGGGAGCAAGGCCACCGCGATTGGATCGCCTTGCTGGAGCGGCGCCGGCCTCAGGCCTTCGCCGCCCTGGCCGCTCATGCCATGGAGCTGCCCAAGCATCCCCGAGCCGTCGAATGGGCCTTGAAAGCCAGCGAGGAGCTTTTCAAAGGCGAACGGTTTACCGAAGCCATCGCCTTGGCCGAGCGCGGCTTGCCCTTGGCTACGGAAAAAACCGCGCGCGACGCCCTGCTCCGGCTGCTCGCCAATGCCTATGGGCGCCAAGGGCATTTTTCCGATTCGATCCAATACATCGAGCGCTGGCATCGCGAAGGTCATGAAGACCCGCTGGGCAACAACGAGGTCAAATTCTGGTTGGCCAGCGGACTTTCCCACAAGAACCTGGGAAACCTCGAGGAAGCCCGGCGCCGCTTCGAGAACTGCATCGCCGGCGGCGATTCGGCCCAAGAGCCTCAAAGAGACTTCCTGGCCCGAGCTCATTCGCTGCTCGGCCAGCTCGATATCGAAGCCGGTGACGACGACTCCGCCGAATCTCACTTCGGCGAGGCTCTCCAGCTCTTGCCTCGGCCCGGCGTCCAGCGAGCCGAAGTCCTCAAGCACCAAGCCCAATTGCTGGCCAAGCGCGGCCGTTGGAGCGAGGCGCTGAACCTGCTCGACCTAGCCGGAAAAATGTATGAAGAGGCCGGCGACCACCAGGGTCGTTTTTCGGTGGCTTTGGAACGGGGCAACTTGGCCTTGGACCAAGGCCGGCTCGACGAAACCGAGGCCGCCTACCAGGAGGCCCAGGCCATCGCTTCGGCCAAACGCGACGAGAATTCCTTGGCTCGGGTCTACCAAAACCTGGGCGTTCTCCAGAGCCGCCGCGGCGACTACCCGTCGGCGCTGGACTATTTGGCGCGGGCCCAGGAGATCTTCGTCTTCTTCGGCAGCGGCTTCGAAAGGGCGATGAACTTCCTGCAGCTGGCCTTGGCCCACGGCGCGGTCGGAAATTTCGCCGAAGCCGAGAGCTTCTGGCGCTCGGCCCAGAGCCAGGGTGAGAGCTCGCCGGAATATGAACGGCGAAGAAAGCAGATTTCCGCTTGGTTATCGCGGTTGAAGCCCGAAAGCTGGATCGCGGAGGCAGTCGAAGCCAAAGCCGAAGTCCCCGACTGGGATCTCGAGGGACGGCTCTTCGGTTTGCTCGATGGCGAGGGAAACGGTGAAACCGATGAAATCCGCCGGCTCCTCCTCCAAATTCAAGCAAGGCTGCCCGACCCGCTCAAGATCCGATTCGAGGAACGAGCCGATTATCGGCATTACGTCCTCCAAGAAAATTCAACCCCATCCTCAAAGGAGAGCCCTCCCATGGACCTTTTGCAAAAGCTGGCGGCCATCACCGCCGAACTGCTCCGCTCCAACCGGCTCGACGACGTCCTCGTCAAGCTCATGGACACGGCGATGGAGCTATCCAAGGCCGAGCGCGGCTTCTTGGTGGTGCGCAGCGAAAACAAAGAGGGCCCGCTGCCGGGCTATGAGATCAAAGTGGCTCGCAATCTTGCCCGGGAGCTGATCGAGAAAGAAGATTCCTCGCTCAGCCTTTCGGCGGTCCGCGAGGCCGTTCAAAGCGGCTCGCCGGTCCTCACCGACAACGCGCTCCAGGACGAGCGCTTCGAGACCGCCGAAAGCGTCCACGCCCTGGAATTGAAGTCGATCCTGGTGCTGCCGCTCAAGGCGACCCAAGGCGTGATCGGAGCACTTTACCTCGACCACCGCTATCAAACCAATCTCTTCAAGCCCGGCGACCTGGTCGCCCTCCAGGCCTTCGCCGACCAAGCGGCCCTGGCCTTGCAAAAAGCCCAAATGATCGAGGAGCTGAAACGGGCCAACGACCGGCTGGCCCAGACCGTCGACGACCAAGCCACCGAGCTCAGCGTCCTCAAGCGCGAGGTCGAGGATCAGCGCCAGAAGCTGACCTTCGAATACAAGGACATCGTCGGCACCTCCCCGGCCATGCTCGAGGTCCTCTCCTTGGTCGACCGCATCACCGAGACCGCGGTGCCGGTCTGGATCTACGGCGAATCGGGCACCGGCAAGGAGATGATCGCCCGGGCCCTCCATTTCAACAGCTCCCGGGCCAAGAAGCCTTTCGTCAGCGAGAACTGCTCGGCCCTGCCCGAGACCCTCCTCGAATCGGAGCTCTTCGGCCACAAGCGCGGCGCCTTCACCCACGCCGACCGCGACAAGAAGGGCCTCCTCGAGTATGCCAACGGCGGCACGATCTTCTTGGACGAGATCGCCGACATGAGCCCGACCATGCAGGCCAAGCTGCTGCGCTTTCTGCAAGAGGGCGAGATCCGGCCGCTCGGCTCCAACGAAACCATCAAAGTGAAGGTCCGGGTCGTCTCGGCCAGCAACAAGGATTTGCTGGCCATGATCGGCGAGGGAAAATTCCGCGAGGACCTCTACTACCGGCTCAACGGCGTGACGGTGAGCCTTCCGCCGCTGCGCGAGCGGCTCGAGGACATCCCGATCCTGGCCCGCCACTTCCTCAAAAAATTCGCCAAGGACGAGGATCAAACTCCGCTCGAGATCACGCCCGAGGCGCTGGAGATGATGATGGCCCATTCCTGGCCGGGCAACGTCCGGGAATTGGAAAACACCCTGCGCACCGCCGCCCTCTTTCATCAAAAGCACAAGCTGACGCCCAAATCCTTCAACTTTAAAAAGGTCTTTTTCGAAGGCAAGCCCGAGGCTCCGGCGGGCGCGCCGAGCGGCGCGGCGCGCAAGACCGCGCCGGCGGCCGCTTCGAACCTCTCCGACGAGAAGCGAATCCTGCTCAAGGCGCTCTACGATCAAGGCTATCACAAGGGGCTGGCGGCCGAGGCGCTGGGAATCTCCCGGCGCTACCTCTACACCCAGATGATGCGGCACGGCGTCCCGATCAACCGGATCGAGATGAAGTCCTACGTGGAATCTCAGTTGGGGCTCAAGTGA
- a CDS encoding LON peptidase substrate-binding domain-containing protein, with amino-acid sequence MEMLEALKRLPLFPLPRTVFFPKMILPLHVFEPRYRALVEDSLKGHGMIGIPLLKPGYEGDYEGSPEIFPIFGFGMVTQSERLEEGRFQITLQGMGRVRLKQELPGTALYRSAEVELVPDEDWQSKEKLGPSMHRLRENFLPLLPLYRELPADYHSAIHRIEDPEVFCHLLATHLVEDPYASQAMLELPSLRARLQAVEEWIGKESLKKSPISGGSAGMV; translated from the coding sequence CCCGCACGGTCTTCTTCCCCAAAATGATCCTGCCGCTGCATGTCTTTGAGCCCCGCTACCGGGCCTTGGTCGAGGACAGCTTGAAGGGGCATGGCATGATCGGCATCCCCTTGCTGAAGCCGGGTTACGAAGGGGATTATGAGGGTTCACCCGAAATTTTCCCGATTTTCGGCTTTGGGATGGTCACCCAATCGGAACGTTTGGAAGAGGGGCGCTTTCAAATCACCTTGCAGGGCATGGGGCGGGTCCGGCTCAAGCAAGAGCTCCCGGGGACCGCGCTCTATCGCAGCGCCGAGGTCGAGTTGGTGCCCGATGAGGACTGGCAGAGCAAGGAGAAGCTGGGGCCTTCGATGCACCGGCTGCGTGAAAATTTCCTGCCGCTCCTGCCGCTCTACCGCGAGCTGCCGGCCGACTATCATTCGGCCATCCACCGCATCGAGGACCCCGAGGTCTTTTGCCATCTTCTTGCCACTCATTTGGTCGAAGATCCTTACGCCAGCCAGGCCATGTTGGAGTTGCCCAGCCTCCGGGCTCGGCTCCAGGCCGTGGAAGAGTGGATCGGCAAGGAAAGCCTCAAAAAATCGCCGATTTCGGGAGGGTCGGCCGGAATGGTTTAA